The following are from one region of the Populus trichocarpa isolate Nisqually-1 chromosome 8, P.trichocarpa_v4.1, whole genome shotgun sequence genome:
- the LOC7482904 gene encoding glucan endo-1,3-beta-glucosidase 3 isoform X1: MAVLFLLFLLTVSVVSADEDGFIGVNIGTAISDMPSPTQVVALLKAQNIRHVRLYDADRALLLALANTGIRVTVSVPNDQILGIGQSNATAANWVARNVIAHVPATNITAIAVGSEILTTLPNAAPVLVSALKFIHSALVASNLDGQIKVSTPHSSSIILDSFPPSQAFFNRSWDPVMVPLLKFLQSTGSYFMLNAYPYYDYMQSNGVIPLDYALFRPLPPDKEAVDANTLLHYTNVFDAIVDAAYFAMSYLNFTNVPIFVTESGWPSKGDSSEPDATLENANTYNSNLIRHVLNNTGTPKHPKIAVSTYIYELYNEDLRPGAISEKNWGLFDANGMPVYTLHLTGAGTVLANDTTNQTFCVAKEGADPKMLQAALDWACGPGKVDCSYLLQGQPCYEPDNVVAHSTYAFNAYFQKMAKSPGTCDFKGVATITTTDPSHGSCIFPGSAGRNGSLPNTTSLAPSSNSTTSGCHSVYIYGAGSFTTSVIIGVLLMSVFFL, encoded by the exons ATGGCTGTGCTGTTCCTGCTTTTCTTGCTGACAGTGTCTGTTGTTTCTGCTGATGAAG ATGGCTTCATTGGTGTAAACATTGGCACAGCAATTTCTGACATGCCAAGCCCAACTCAGGTGGTAGCCCTTCTTAAGGCTCAGAATATTAGACATGTCAGGCTCTATGATGCAGACCGAGCCCTGCTTCTTGCCCTTGCCAACACAGGCATCCGTGTAACTGTTTCTGTTCCTAATGACCAGATCCTTGGCATTGGTCAATCGAATGCCACGGCAGCCAACTGGGTTGCTCGAAATGTAATAGCCCATGTCCCTGCCACCAACATCACAGCCATTGCAGTTGGATCTGAAATCCTTACTACGCTCCCAAATGCTGCCCCTGTCCTGGTCTCTGCCCTGAAGTTCATCCATTCTGCCCTTGTTGCCTCCAATCTTGATGGCCAAATTAAAGTCTCTACCCCTCACTCTTCTTCCATCATCCTTGACTCGTTCCCTCCTTCTCAAGCCTTTTTTAATCGCTCTTGGGATCCAGTCATGGTTCCCTTGCTTAAATTTTTGCAGTCCACAGGGTCGTACTTCATGCTAAATGCATATCCATATTACGACTACATGCAATCAAATGGTGTGATCCCATTGGATTATGCGCTTTTCCGTCCCCTCCCTCCTGACAAGGAAGCCGTGGATGCTAATACACTCCTTCATTACACTAATGTCTTTGATGCCATTGTTGATGCAGCATATTTTGCTATGTCCTATCTGAATTTCACCAATGTCCCTATTTTTGTGACGGAGTCTGGTTGGCCCTCCAAAGGTGACTCATCTGAGCCAGATGCAACACTTGAAAATGCTAACACTTACAACAGCAACTTGATCAGGCATGTGCTTAATAACACAGGCACTCCCAAACATCCTAAAATTGCAGTTAGTACATATATTTATGAACTCTATAATGAAGATTTGAGACCCGGGGCAATATCTGAAAAGAACTGGGGGCTTTTTGATGCCAACGGCATGCCAGTTTATACCTTACACTTGACTGGTGCTGGTACTGTATTGGCAAACGACACCACAAACCAAACCTTCTGCGTGGCAAAGGAAGGTGCTGACCCGAAGATGCTACAAGCTGCTCTTGATTGGGCTTGTGGACCAGGAAAAGTTGATTGCTCATACTTGTTACAAGGGCAGCCATGTTACGAGCCAGATAATGTTGTTGCTCATTCAACATATGCTTTCAATGCTTATTTCCAGAAGATGGCCAAGTCTCCCGGTACTTGTGATTTTAAAGGTGTGGCTACCATCACCACCACTGACCCAA GTCATGGTTCCTGTATATTTCCTGGAAG TGCTGGAAGAAATGGCAGCTTGCCAAATACAACTTCTCTGGCACCATCTTCAAATTCTACGACGTCTGGTTGCCATTCAGTATATATCTATGGTGCTGGCTCTTTCACAACCTCTGTGATTATAGGTGTTTTACTAATGAGCGTGTTTTTCTTGTAA
- the LOC7482902 gene encoding uncharacterized protein LOC7482902 produces MEGAELELERRSKFLSGLIEKRKAKEHQEQPSKLSVRVRAADMPIVLQDRAFRCARDQLDSMPGKLDSKRLALALKKEFDAAYGPAWHCIVGTSFGSYVTHSTGGFLYFSIDKVYILLFRTAVEPLER; encoded by the exons ATGGAAGGAGCAGAGCTGGAACTAGAGAGAAGGAGCAAGTTCTTGAGTGGTTTGATAGAGAAAAGGAAGGCCAAAGAACATCAAGAGCAGCCCAGCAAACTCAGTGTTCGTGTTAGAGCTGCTGATATGCCCATTGTTTTGCAAGACCGCGCTTTTAGGTGTGCTCGTGACCAGCTTGACTCCATGCCTGGAAAGCTTGACAGCAAACGCCTTGCTCTTGCCCTTAAAAAG GAATTTGATGCTGCATATGGTCCAGCCTGGCACTGCATTGTTGGTACTAGCTTTGGTTCATATGTTACTCATTCCACAGGAGGCTTCTTGTATTTTTCGATCGACAAGGTTTACATCCTTCTCTTTAGGACTGCTGTCGAACCTTTAGAACGCTGa
- the LOC7482901 gene encoding protein PLANT CADMIUM RESISTANCE 2: MYSQNPSSYEKFSTSQPPAFSQDTTTTGIPVTSTSQFYSTDDSRSSIELRSKNKGPWSTGLCDCHDDWRNCCITFWCPCVTFGQIAEIVDKGSSSCGVNGALYALISCVTCFPCCYSCFYRAKMRQQYLLRETPCGDCLVHCFCECCSLCQEYRELKSRGYDLAMGWHGNVEKKNRSSEMASVPPVVEGGMSR; encoded by the exons ATGTACTCACAAAACCCATCTTCTTATGAAAAATTCTCCACTTCGCAGCCACCAGCGTTCAGTCAAGATACAACAACAACTGGGATCCCAGTCACCTCAACAAGCCAGTTCTACAGTACTGATGATTCTAGATCTTCTATTGAACTCCGATCCAAGAACAAAGGCCCTTGGTCAACTGGGTTGTGCGACTGCCATGATGATTGGCGAAACT GCTGCATAACGTTTTGGTGCCCCTGCGTCACATTTGGCCAAATTGCTGAAATCGTCGACAAGGGATCTTCGT CTTGTGGTGTAAATGGAGCACTTTACGCACTGATTTCATGTGTTACTTGTTTTCCATGTTGCTACTCATGCTTCTACCGTGCAAAAATGAGGCAGCAGTACTTGTTGAGGGAAACCCCTTGCGGGGACTGTCTGGTTCATTGCTTCTGCGAGTGTTGTTCTCTGTGTCAAGAGTATCGCGAGCTTAAAAGCCGTGGATATGATTTGGCTATgg GATGGCATGGCAATGTGGAGAAAAAGAATCGCAGCTCAGAGATGGCTTCAGTGCCGCCAGTGGTTGAAGGGGGCATGAGCCGATAA
- the LOC7482904 gene encoding glucan endo-1,3-beta-glucosidase 3 isoform X2, whose protein sequence is MAVLFLLFLLTVSVVSADEDGFIGVNIGTAISDMPSPTQVVALLKAQNIRHVRLYDADRALLLALANTGIRVTVSVPNDQILGIGQSNATAANWVARNVIAHVPATNITAIAVGSEILTTLPNAAPVLVSALKFIHSALVASNLDGQIKVSTPHSSSIILDSFPPSQAFFNRSWDPVMVPLLKFLQSTGSYFMLNAYPYYDYMQSNGVIPLDYALFRPLPPDKEAVDANTLLHYTNVFDAIVDAAYFAMSYLNFTNVPIFVTESGWPSKGDSSEPDATLENANTYNSNLIRHVLNNTGTPKHPKIAVSTYIYELYNEDLRPGAISEKNWGLFDANGMPVYTLHLTGAGTVLANDTTNQTFCVAKEGADPKMLQAALDWACGPGKVDCSYLLQGQPCYEPDNVVAHSTYAFNAYFQKMAKSPGTCDFKGHGSCIFPGSAGRNGSLPNTTSLAPSSNSTTSGCHSVYIYGAGSFTTSVIIGVLLMSVFFL, encoded by the exons ATGGCTGTGCTGTTCCTGCTTTTCTTGCTGACAGTGTCTGTTGTTTCTGCTGATGAAG ATGGCTTCATTGGTGTAAACATTGGCACAGCAATTTCTGACATGCCAAGCCCAACTCAGGTGGTAGCCCTTCTTAAGGCTCAGAATATTAGACATGTCAGGCTCTATGATGCAGACCGAGCCCTGCTTCTTGCCCTTGCCAACACAGGCATCCGTGTAACTGTTTCTGTTCCTAATGACCAGATCCTTGGCATTGGTCAATCGAATGCCACGGCAGCCAACTGGGTTGCTCGAAATGTAATAGCCCATGTCCCTGCCACCAACATCACAGCCATTGCAGTTGGATCTGAAATCCTTACTACGCTCCCAAATGCTGCCCCTGTCCTGGTCTCTGCCCTGAAGTTCATCCATTCTGCCCTTGTTGCCTCCAATCTTGATGGCCAAATTAAAGTCTCTACCCCTCACTCTTCTTCCATCATCCTTGACTCGTTCCCTCCTTCTCAAGCCTTTTTTAATCGCTCTTGGGATCCAGTCATGGTTCCCTTGCTTAAATTTTTGCAGTCCACAGGGTCGTACTTCATGCTAAATGCATATCCATATTACGACTACATGCAATCAAATGGTGTGATCCCATTGGATTATGCGCTTTTCCGTCCCCTCCCTCCTGACAAGGAAGCCGTGGATGCTAATACACTCCTTCATTACACTAATGTCTTTGATGCCATTGTTGATGCAGCATATTTTGCTATGTCCTATCTGAATTTCACCAATGTCCCTATTTTTGTGACGGAGTCTGGTTGGCCCTCCAAAGGTGACTCATCTGAGCCAGATGCAACACTTGAAAATGCTAACACTTACAACAGCAACTTGATCAGGCATGTGCTTAATAACACAGGCACTCCCAAACATCCTAAAATTGCAGTTAGTACATATATTTATGAACTCTATAATGAAGATTTGAGACCCGGGGCAATATCTGAAAAGAACTGGGGGCTTTTTGATGCCAACGGCATGCCAGTTTATACCTTACACTTGACTGGTGCTGGTACTGTATTGGCAAACGACACCACAAACCAAACCTTCTGCGTGGCAAAGGAAGGTGCTGACCCGAAGATGCTACAAGCTGCTCTTGATTGGGCTTGTGGACCAGGAAAAGTTGATTGCTCATACTTGTTACAAGGGCAGCCATGTTACGAGCCAGATAATGTTGTTGCTCATTCAACATATGCTTTCAATGCTTATTTCCAGAAGATGGCCAAGTCTCCCGGTACTTGTGATTTTAAAG GTCATGGTTCCTGTATATTTCCTGGAAG TGCTGGAAGAAATGGCAGCTTGCCAAATACAACTTCTCTGGCACCATCTTCAAATTCTACGACGTCTGGTTGCCATTCAGTATATATCTATGGTGCTGGCTCTTTCACAACCTCTGTGATTATAGGTGTTTTACTAATGAGCGTGTTTTTCTTGTAA